A DNA window from Allokutzneria albata contains the following coding sequences:
- a CDS encoding TetR/AcrR family transcriptional regulator, protein MSVGERRSMIVHAVLPLLVEHGPAVTTSQIARAAGIGEGTIFRAFKDKEELFDACTAEALRPDRVLDAIAEIPLDQPLEQRLAEAADALGAHLERMSALMAALHPLGRGRRSPMKGGRRESMNAMREAVAELFAPDQDRLRLPAGQLASLFLALLFSGKRLSLDDSPSTREIIDVFLHGALGAA, encoded by the coding sequence ATGAGCGTCGGGGAGCGGCGCTCGATGATCGTCCACGCCGTGCTGCCGCTGCTGGTCGAGCACGGTCCCGCGGTCACCACCAGCCAGATCGCCCGTGCTGCCGGTATCGGCGAGGGCACCATCTTCCGCGCCTTCAAGGACAAGGAGGAGCTGTTCGACGCGTGCACGGCCGAAGCGCTGCGCCCGGACCGCGTGCTGGACGCGATCGCGGAGATCCCGCTCGACCAGCCGCTCGAACAGCGCCTCGCCGAGGCCGCCGACGCGCTCGGCGCGCACCTGGAGCGGATGAGCGCGTTGATGGCGGCGCTGCACCCGCTGGGCAGGGGGCGCCGCTCGCCGATGAAGGGCGGGCGCCGCGAGTCGATGAACGCGATGCGCGAGGCCGTCGCCGAGCTGTTCGCGCCGGACCAGGACCGCCTTCGCCTGCCGGCGGGCCAGCTCGCGTCGCTGTTCCTCGCCCTGCTCTTCAGCGGGAAGCGGCTCAGCCTCGACGACAGCCCGAGCACGCGCGAGATCATCGACGTCTTCCTGCACGGCGCGCTGGGGGCCGCGTGA
- a CDS encoding alpha/beta fold hydrolase: protein MSTVTLGGITFGYDDLGSGEQTLVLVHGHPFDRSMWRPQTEHFAERGFRVIAADLRGYGETTVVPGKTLLSTFAKDIATLLDHRGADRFVLGGLSMGGQIVMECHRQFPERITGLVLADTTAEAETGDGRRNRAEMAARLLREGMRPYAEEVLWKMVAEDEAAAEHVLRMMLAAPPEGAAAALLGRAERPDYLDMLGRVAVPALVVVGTEDEYTPISDARLMHDRLPDSTLVVVEGAAHMPNLERTEEFNGALHTFLDSIAARTER from the coding sequence ATGAGCACGGTAACCCTCGGCGGCATCACGTTCGGCTACGACGACCTCGGCTCCGGCGAGCAGACGCTCGTCCTGGTGCACGGCCACCCCTTCGACCGCAGCATGTGGCGCCCGCAGACCGAGCACTTCGCGGAGCGCGGTTTCCGGGTGATCGCCGCCGATCTCCGCGGCTACGGTGAAACCACTGTGGTGCCGGGAAAGACGCTGTTGAGCACCTTCGCGAAGGACATCGCGACGCTGCTCGACCACCGCGGTGCCGACCGCTTCGTGCTCGGCGGGCTGTCGATGGGCGGACAGATCGTCATGGAGTGCCACCGCCAGTTCCCCGAGCGCATCACCGGCCTGGTGCTGGCCGACACGACGGCCGAGGCGGAGACCGGGGACGGCAGGCGCAACCGCGCCGAGATGGCCGCGCGATTGCTCCGAGAAGGCATGCGGCCGTACGCCGAGGAAGTGCTCTGGAAGATGGTCGCCGAGGACGAGGCAGCGGCCGAGCACGTGCTGCGGATGATGCTCGCCGCGCCGCCTGAGGGCGCAGCCGCGGCATTGCTCGGGCGAGCGGAGCGGCCGGACTACCTGGACATGCTCGGCCGGGTCGCCGTGCCCGCGCTCGTGGTGGTCGGCACCGAGGACGAGTACACGCCGATCAGTGACGCACGGCTCATGCACGACCGGCTGCCGGACTCCACACTGGTGGTCGTGGAAGGTGCCGCGCACATGCCGAACCTGGAACGCACCGAGGAGTTCAACGGCGCGTTGCACACTTTCCTCGACAGCATCGCAGCCCGAACAGAACGGTGA
- a CDS encoding aminotransferase-like domain-containing protein, which yields MDDYRIIADAIAADIAAGRLRPGERLIPQRQFARRHRIAGSTAARVYGELVRRGLAVGEVGRGTFVRAGKPPLETALAEPGGARVDLELNFSVLPEQPGLLARSMERLMRPDVFGTALQPVVVQSDPGTREIAASLLGRTGWAPSPDNVIFAGNGRQAIAAAIAALVPVGERLGVEALTYPVVKAIAARLGITLVPIPMDSQGIDPDALRAANVRAVYLQPTLHNPLGTSMPRSRREDVADAVRQLGIYAIEDTIYTFLRDEIAPLAALAPERTVLVDSLSKRISPGLTVGFLVAPTDLVDRIAGAVRSGTWAAPGFALAAASCWISDGTAALIASAKRQDAAARQALVRKELSDFVVVGDMQAYHCWWELPEAWRAETFVAAAARRGIAVSPAAAFAVGSGRAPNAVRVATSAPAPDVLATALRTLAALARSSPEFSEIH from the coding sequence GTGGACGACTACCGGATCATCGCGGACGCCATCGCCGCCGACATCGCCGCCGGTCGCCTCCGGCCGGGCGAGCGGCTGATCCCGCAGCGGCAGTTCGCGCGCAGGCACCGCATCGCAGGCTCGACCGCGGCGCGGGTGTACGGCGAGCTGGTGCGGCGGGGGCTCGCGGTCGGCGAGGTGGGCAGGGGCACGTTCGTCCGTGCCGGCAAGCCACCGCTGGAGACCGCGCTGGCCGAGCCCGGTGGAGCGCGCGTCGACCTCGAACTGAACTTCTCCGTGCTGCCGGAACAGCCGGGTCTGCTCGCACGCAGCATGGAGCGCCTGATGCGCCCCGACGTCTTCGGTACGGCCCTGCAACCCGTTGTGGTGCAAAGCGATCCGGGCACTCGGGAGATCGCTGCGTCGTTGCTGGGGCGGACCGGATGGGCGCCGTCACCGGACAACGTGATCTTCGCGGGCAACGGCAGGCAGGCGATCGCCGCCGCCATCGCCGCGCTCGTTCCGGTGGGCGAACGCCTGGGAGTCGAAGCGCTGACTTATCCGGTGGTGAAAGCGATCGCGGCGCGGCTGGGCATTACGCTCGTGCCGATCCCCATGGACTCCCAAGGCATCGACCCGGATGCGCTCCGCGCCGCCAACGTCCGCGCGGTGTACCTGCAGCCGACCTTGCACAACCCGCTGGGCACGTCGATGCCGCGCAGTCGCCGCGAGGACGTCGCGGACGCGGTGCGGCAGCTGGGGATCTACGCGATCGAGGACACGATCTACACCTTCCTCCGCGACGAGATCGCGCCGCTGGCCGCACTCGCCCCCGAGCGCACGGTGTTGGTGGACAGCCTGTCCAAGCGCATCTCGCCCGGCCTCACTGTGGGATTCCTCGTCGCCCCAACGGATCTCGTGGATCGAATTGCCGGAGCAGTGCGGTCCGGGACGTGGGCAGCGCCCGGCTTCGCGCTGGCGGCGGCGTCGTGCTGGATCTCCGACGGAACCGCCGCCCTGATCGCTTCGGCCAAACGGCAGGACGCGGCGGCTCGACAAGCCTTGGTGCGCAAGGAACTCAGCGATTTCGTGGTCGTCGGGGACATGCAGGCGTACCACTGCTGGTGGGAGCTGCCCGAGGCTTGGCGCGCGGAAACGTTCGTCGCAGCCGCTGCCCGCAGGGGGATCGCGGTCAGCCCGGCGGCAGCGTTCGCGGTCGGCTCGGGCCGTGCTCCCAACGCGGTGCGCGTCGCCACCTCCGCCCCCGCGCCGGACGTCCTCGCGACCGCACTCCGCACGCTCGCCGCCCTCGCCCGCTCATCCCCCGAATTCTCCGAGATCCACTAG
- a CDS encoding Zn-dependent alcohol dehydrogenase: MELTRRTLLALTGAMALSGPTPASPGTTRAALFRGVGKPLSVEEIQLDPPGPTEVQVRMAAVGLCHTDLHVLRGERQVAMQPMVLGHEGSGVVEAIGANVRGVAVGDHVALTWLPACGVCRWCRAGLHHRCAESGRILRGPQLDGTYRRRDAAGGDVGSFCLVGAFAERTVVDQASVVVVDRSLPLDVVALSACGVPAGVGAVTNAARVRRGETVVVIGVGGDGMNAVQGARIAGARVVIAVDLQAWKLDAAKSFGATHVIQAGAGVDLPARVRELTDGVGADHAFVCVDPAATLLDASRATAVGGTVVMTGLTPEGVAATPIPPSELLRGQKTLIGSLYGSTSQRTGIPEVLRLYRDGSLRLREMITRTYRLDEINQGYADLAAGRNLRGAVVFS; the protein is encoded by the coding sequence ATGGAATTGACCAGGCGAACCCTGTTGGCGCTGACGGGAGCAATGGCCTTGAGCGGACCCACTCCTGCTTCTCCCGGCACGACTCGCGCGGCGCTGTTCCGCGGTGTCGGAAAACCGCTCTCCGTCGAGGAGATCCAGCTCGACCCGCCCGGCCCGACCGAGGTCCAGGTCCGCATGGCGGCGGTCGGGCTCTGCCACACCGATCTGCACGTGCTCCGCGGTGAGCGGCAGGTGGCGATGCAGCCGATGGTGCTGGGGCACGAAGGTTCCGGAGTCGTGGAAGCGATCGGGGCCAACGTGCGCGGCGTCGCCGTGGGGGACCACGTCGCGCTGACCTGGCTGCCCGCGTGCGGCGTCTGCCGGTGGTGCCGCGCCGGGCTGCACCACCGCTGCGCCGAGAGCGGACGCATCCTGCGCGGCCCGCAGCTCGACGGCACCTATCGCCGCCGCGACGCCGCCGGAGGCGATGTCGGGTCCTTCTGCCTGGTGGGCGCCTTCGCCGAGCGGACGGTGGTGGACCAGGCGAGCGTGGTCGTCGTCGATCGGAGCCTCCCCCTCGACGTCGTGGCGCTGTCGGCGTGCGGGGTGCCCGCGGGCGTCGGCGCGGTCACCAACGCGGCGCGGGTCCGGCGCGGGGAAACCGTGGTCGTGATCGGTGTGGGCGGTGACGGGATGAACGCCGTGCAGGGAGCCCGCATCGCGGGCGCGCGCGTGGTCATCGCGGTCGACCTCCAGGCGTGGAAGCTCGACGCGGCAAAGAGTTTCGGCGCCACGCACGTGATCCAGGCGGGAGCGGGCGTCGACCTGCCTGCCCGGGTGCGCGAGCTGACCGACGGCGTGGGGGCCGACCACGCGTTCGTCTGCGTCGACCCCGCCGCCACGCTGCTCGACGCCAGCAGGGCGACCGCGGTGGGCGGCACCGTGGTGATGACCGGCCTGACCCCGGAGGGCGTTGCCGCCACACCGATCCCGCCGTCCGAGCTGCTGCGCGGCCAGAAAACGCTGATCGGCTCACTGTACGGCTCGACGAGCCAGCGCACGGGCATCCCGGAGGTGCTGCGGCTCTACCGCGACGGCTCGTTGCGGCTCCGCGAGATGATCACGCGGACCTACCGGCTCGACGAGATCAACCAGGGCTACGCCGACCTCGCCGCCGGGCGGAACTTGCGCGGAGCCGTGGTGTTCAGTTGA
- a CDS encoding ABC transporter ATP-binding protein, which produces MPDSGLTGSADIPEAAPPERPKGLRSRLARMRTSVAGTVSGLPKVARLTWQASPVLTIVITLITLLSGLLPTVTAYVAKLLLDSVVAAIQHRGSTTDIVWVAVLQFGVLALTSISGAVTTVAQTLLQERMTLTVRHQVMDHASELHLAYFEGSESYDTLRQAAQEAPRRPLSMMTSALLLLRSAITFSSMIALLVVVSPVLALVALLAPIPAFISQSKYGARTFWQTFVMSPIKRRMDYLSSLVTTDTYAKETKLFGLGGYFVDRFRKLGEVSYERQRKLAVKGSISSTSWGLLSTLTGSVMALYIALEAVAGRLTLGDLALYTAAATAVQSSVSGLFTAFSGMYENNLYLDTLYKFLATKPQIGPPTAPRPFPSTVEGHIEFREVTFTYPGADEAALDGVSFEIRPGETVAVVGRNGAGKSTLFKLLCRLYDPTGGQILLDGVDIRDYDPVELRKRISAMFQDYVTYQGTAAENIGLGDLNRLEDREHIEESARRAGTDERISRLPRGYDSPLGRWFDKGVSLSGGEWQKIALARAFHREAPLLILDEPTSALDAQAEHELFSRLRELASGRTTLYISHRFSTVRQAERILLLEKGKVAEYGTHEELMAAGAGYAELFELQAQAYLADR; this is translated from the coding sequence GTGCCCGACAGCGGGCTGACCGGCTCCGCCGACATCCCCGAGGCGGCACCGCCGGAGCGGCCGAAGGGTCTGCGCTCGCGGCTCGCCCGCATGCGCACCTCGGTCGCGGGCACCGTCAGCGGCCTGCCGAAGGTGGCCAGGCTGACCTGGCAGGCGAGCCCGGTGCTGACCATCGTGATCACCCTGATCACCTTGCTGTCCGGACTGCTCCCCACGGTCACCGCCTACGTGGCGAAGCTGTTGCTGGACTCCGTGGTCGCGGCGATCCAGCACCGGGGCAGCACCACCGACATCGTGTGGGTGGCCGTGCTGCAGTTCGGGGTCCTCGCGCTGACCTCGATCAGCGGGGCGGTGACGACCGTCGCGCAGACGCTGTTGCAGGAGCGGATGACGCTCACCGTGCGGCACCAGGTGATGGACCACGCGAGCGAGCTGCACCTGGCCTACTTCGAGGGCTCGGAGTCCTACGACACGCTCCGCCAGGCCGCCCAGGAGGCGCCGCGCCGCCCGCTGTCGATGATGACCTCGGCGTTGCTCCTGCTCCGCTCCGCGATCACGTTCAGCAGCATGATCGCGCTGCTGGTGGTGGTCAGTCCGGTGCTCGCGCTGGTCGCGTTGCTCGCGCCGATCCCGGCGTTCATCTCGCAGTCCAAGTACGGCGCGCGCACCTTCTGGCAGACCTTCGTGATGTCGCCGATCAAGCGGCGGATGGACTACCTGTCCTCCCTCGTCACGACCGACACCTACGCCAAGGAGACCAAGCTCTTCGGCCTCGGCGGCTACTTCGTCGACCGGTTTCGCAAGCTCGGTGAAGTTTCCTATGAGCGCCAACGGAAACTGGCCGTCAAGGGCAGTATCAGCTCGACCTCGTGGGGCTTGCTGAGCACCCTGACGGGCTCGGTGATGGCGCTCTACATCGCCCTGGAGGCCGTCGCGGGCAGGCTCACCCTGGGCGATCTCGCCCTGTACACCGCCGCCGCGACCGCGGTGCAGTCCTCCGTTTCCGGGCTGTTCACGGCTTTTTCGGGGATGTACGAGAACAACCTGTACCTCGACACCCTCTACAAGTTCCTCGCCACCAAGCCGCAGATCGGTCCTCCGACGGCACCGCGCCCGTTTCCGTCCACTGTGGAAGGACACATCGAGTTCCGCGAGGTCACCTTCACCTATCCCGGTGCGGACGAGGCGGCGCTGGACGGGGTGAGCTTCGAGATCCGGCCGGGGGAGACGGTCGCCGTGGTCGGGCGCAACGGCGCGGGCAAGTCGACGCTGTTCAAACTGCTGTGCCGGCTCTACGACCCGACCGGCGGCCAGATCCTGCTCGACGGCGTGGACATCCGCGACTACGACCCGGTCGAGCTGCGGAAACGGATCAGCGCGATGTTCCAGGACTACGTGACCTATCAGGGCACGGCAGCGGAGAACATCGGCCTGGGCGATCTGAACCGCCTTGAGGACCGGGAACACATCGAGGAGTCGGCGCGCCGCGCGGGTACCGACGAACGCATCTCCCGGCTGCCCCGCGGTTATGACAGCCCGCTCGGCCGGTGGTTCGACAAGGGCGTGAGCCTGTCCGGCGGCGAATGGCAGAAGATCGCACTGGCGCGGGCTTTCCACCGCGAGGCTCCGCTGCTCATCCTCGACGAGCCCACCTCGGCGTTGGACGCGCAGGCCGAGCACGAGCTCTTCTCGCGGCTGCGCGAACTGGCTTCCGGGAGGACGACGCTCTACATCTCCCACCGCTTCTCCACCGTGCGGCAGGCGGAGCGCATTCTATTGCTGGAAAAGGGGAAGGTCGCCGAGTACGGCACGCACGAGGAACTGATGGCGGCCGGCGCGGGCTACGCCGAGCTGTTCGAGCTGCAGGCCCAGGCCTACCTGGCCGACCGCTAG
- a CDS encoding helix-turn-helix transcriptional regulator, translated as MTSKPTPEQHLRDLARLRRVRDRIDREYAQPLDVEALARGVNMSAGHLSRQFRIAYGESPYGYLMTRRIERAMALLRRGDLSVTEVCFEVGCSSLGTFSTRFTELVGMPPSAYRQQQADATAGIPSCVAKQVTRPIRNREARASGHT; from the coding sequence GTGACCAGCAAGCCGACCCCGGAGCAGCACCTGCGGGACCTCGCGAGGCTGCGCCGGGTCCGCGACCGGATCGACCGGGAGTACGCGCAGCCGCTCGACGTCGAGGCGCTCGCCCGCGGGGTGAACATGTCGGCGGGTCACCTCAGCCGCCAGTTCCGGATCGCCTACGGAGAGTCACCGTACGGCTACCTGATGACCCGGCGCATCGAGCGGGCCATGGCGTTGCTGCGGCGCGGCGACCTCAGCGTCACCGAGGTCTGCTTCGAGGTGGGCTGTTCGTCGCTGGGCACCTTCAGCACCCGCTTCACCGAGCTGGTGGGCATGCCGCCGAGCGCATACCGGCAGCAGCAGGCGGACGCGACGGCCGGGATCCCGTCGTGCGTGGCCAAACAGGTGACCAGACCGATCAGGAATCGAGAAGCGCGGGCATCCGGCCACACATAG
- a CDS encoding YdcF family protein produces the protein MGHELRRCDVAIGLGSHDLGVATRTAELFHDGWFPLIVFSGSNAPTTVDRFPRGEAVHYREQALSLGVPDDAVLVEHAAKHTGANIELSRALLGTREISSVMLVSRPYQQRRAYASCRRIWPEVEVVCASQDIGLEDYLAGIGDDDRVINTVVADTQRIRVYGEQGLALPQEMPADVWVAYERLVGAGYDKRVIANA, from the coding sequence ATGGGACACGAACTCCGCCGGTGCGACGTGGCGATCGGCCTCGGCAGTCACGACCTGGGCGTGGCCACGCGCACGGCGGAGTTGTTCCACGACGGCTGGTTCCCGCTGATCGTCTTCAGCGGGTCCAACGCACCGACCACAGTGGACCGATTCCCGCGCGGGGAGGCGGTCCACTACCGCGAGCAGGCGCTTTCCCTAGGCGTGCCTGATGACGCGGTGTTGGTGGAGCATGCGGCGAAGCACACGGGCGCGAACATCGAGCTGTCGCGCGCCCTGTTGGGAACACGGGAGATCTCGTCGGTGATGCTGGTGTCGCGGCCGTACCAGCAGCGTCGCGCCTATGCCTCGTGCCGCAGGATCTGGCCGGAGGTAGAGGTGGTCTGTGCGTCGCAGGACATCGGCTTGGAGGACTACCTGGCCGGGATCGGTGACGACGACCGCGTCATCAACACCGTCGTCGCGGACACTCAGCGGATCCGCGTCTACGGCGAGCAGGGCTTGGCGCTCCCACAGGAGATGCCCGCCGACGTTTGGGTGGCATACGAGCGACTGGTCGGCGCGGGCTACGACAAGCGTGTCATCGCGAACGCTTGA
- a CDS encoding ATP-binding cassette domain-containing protein: MATKKKTQPPASHLADSHDLIRVHGARVNNLKDVSVEIPKRRLTVFTGVSGSGKSSLVFSTIAAESQRLINETYSAFVQGFMPSLARPEVDVLEGLTTAIIVDQQRLGADPRSTVGTATDANAMLRILFSRIGKPHIGSPQAFSFNVASISGAGAVTIEKAGQKVKERREFSITGGMCPRCEGRGSVNDIDLTQLYDENKSLNEGAITIPGYSMEGWYGRIYRGCGFFDPDKPIRKFTKKQLHDLLYRDATKIKVDGVNLTYMGLVPQIQKSFLSKDKESMQPHIRAFVERAVTFTTCPECAGTRLSELARSSKIKKISIADACAMQISDLAEWVRGLTEPSVSTLLEKLQHTLDSFVEIGLGYLSLERPAGTLSGGEAQRVKMIRHLGSALTDVTYVFDEPTIGLHPHDIQRMNELLVQLRDKGNTVLVVEHKPEAIAIADHVVDLGPGAGTAGGTICFEGTVEGLRASDTITGRHLDDRAKLKKTVRKATGALEIRGATKHNLQKVDVDIPLGVLCVITGVAGSGKSSLVHGSVPAGAGVVSIDQGAIRGSRRSNPATYTGLLEPIRKAFAKANGVKPALFSANSEGACPTCNGAGVIYSDLALMAGIANPCEECEGKRFQAAVLKYRLGGSDTGKDISEVLAMSVTDAREFFGEGEARIPAAHAILDRLVDVGLGYLSLGQPLTTLSGGERQRLKLATHMAEKGGVYVLDEPTTGLHLADVEQLLGLLDRLVDSGKSVIVVEHHQAVMAHADWIIDLGPGAGHDGGKIVFEGTPAELVASPTTLTGKHLAAYVGG; this comes from the coding sequence ATGGCCACGAAGAAGAAGACGCAGCCGCCTGCGTCGCACCTCGCTGACAGCCACGACCTGATCCGCGTGCACGGAGCGCGCGTGAACAACCTCAAGGACGTCAGCGTCGAGATCCCGAAGCGCAGGCTGACGGTGTTCACCGGCGTCTCGGGGTCCGGCAAGAGCTCGCTGGTGTTCAGCACCATCGCCGCCGAGTCGCAGCGGCTGATCAACGAGACCTACAGCGCCTTCGTCCAGGGCTTCATGCCGTCCCTGGCGCGCCCCGAGGTCGACGTGCTCGAAGGGCTGACCACCGCGATCATCGTGGACCAGCAGCGGCTCGGCGCCGACCCGCGCTCCACGGTCGGCACCGCGACCGACGCCAACGCGATGCTGCGCATCCTGTTCAGCCGGATCGGCAAACCGCACATCGGCTCCCCGCAGGCGTTCTCCTTCAACGTCGCCTCCATCAGCGGGGCGGGCGCGGTCACCATCGAGAAGGCCGGGCAGAAGGTCAAGGAGCGCCGCGAGTTCAGCATCACCGGCGGCATGTGCCCGCGCTGCGAGGGCCGCGGTTCGGTCAACGACATCGACCTGACCCAGCTCTACGACGAGAACAAGTCGCTCAACGAGGGCGCCATCACCATCCCCGGCTACAGCATGGAGGGCTGGTACGGGCGCATCTACCGCGGCTGCGGTTTCTTCGACCCGGACAAGCCGATCCGCAAGTTCACCAAGAAGCAGCTGCACGACCTGCTCTACAGGGACGCCACCAAGATCAAGGTCGACGGCGTCAACCTGACCTACATGGGCCTGGTGCCGCAGATCCAGAAGTCGTTCCTGTCCAAGGACAAGGAGTCGATGCAGCCGCACATCCGCGCGTTCGTCGAGCGCGCGGTCACCTTCACCACCTGCCCCGAGTGCGCGGGCACCCGGCTCAGCGAGCTGGCCCGCTCCTCGAAGATCAAGAAGATCAGCATCGCCGACGCGTGCGCGATGCAGATCAGCGACCTCGCCGAGTGGGTCCGCGGCCTCACCGAGCCGTCGGTGTCGACGCTGCTGGAGAAGCTGCAGCACACCCTCGACTCGTTCGTGGAGATCGGGCTGGGCTACCTCTCGCTGGAGCGGCCCGCCGGCACGCTCTCCGGCGGTGAGGCGCAGCGGGTCAAGATGATCCGCCACCTCGGCTCGGCCCTGACCGACGTCACCTACGTCTTCGACGAGCCGACCATCGGCCTGCACCCGCACGACATCCAGCGGATGAACGAGCTGCTGGTGCAGTTGCGGGACAAGGGGAACACGGTGCTCGTCGTCGAGCACAAGCCGGAGGCCATCGCCATCGCCGACCACGTCGTCGACCTCGGGCCCGGCGCCGGGACCGCGGGCGGCACCATCTGCTTCGAGGGCACCGTCGAGGGGCTGCGGGCCAGCGACACGATCACCGGCCGCCACCTCGACGACCGGGCCAAGCTCAAGAAGACGGTGCGCAAGGCCACCGGCGCGCTGGAGATCCGCGGTGCCACGAAGCACAACCTGCAGAAGGTCGACGTGGACATCCCGCTCGGCGTGCTCTGCGTGATCACCGGTGTCGCGGGCTCCGGCAAGAGCTCACTCGTGCACGGGTCGGTGCCCGCCGGAGCCGGTGTGGTGTCGATCGACCAGGGCGCGATCCGCGGCTCGCGCCGGAGCAACCCGGCCACCTACACGGGGCTGCTGGAGCCGATCCGCAAGGCCTTCGCCAAGGCCAACGGGGTGAAGCCCGCACTGTTCAGCGCGAACTCCGAGGGGGCGTGCCCCACCTGCAACGGCGCGGGAGTCATCTACAGCGACCTGGCGCTGATGGCCGGGATCGCCAACCCGTGCGAGGAGTGCGAGGGCAAGCGGTTCCAGGCGGCAGTGTTGAAATATCGACTCGGCGGCAGTGACACCGGCAAGGACATCAGCGAGGTGCTCGCGATGTCGGTCACCGACGCCAGGGAGTTCTTCGGCGAAGGCGAGGCGCGCATCCCGGCCGCGCACGCGATCCTCGACCGGCTGGTCGACGTCGGGCTGGGCTACCTGAGCCTCGGCCAGCCGCTGACCACCCTGTCCGGCGGCGAGCGCCAGCGGCTCAAGCTGGCCACGCACATGGCCGAGAAGGGCGGCGTCTACGTGCTCGACGAGCCCACGACCGGTCTGCACCTCGCCGACGTCGAGCAGCTGCTCGGCCTGCTGGACCGGCTCGTCGACTCCGGCAAGTCCGTGATCGTCGTGGAGCACCACCAGGCGGTCATGGCGCACGCGGACTGGATCATCGACCTCGGCCCCGGCGCGGGCCACGACGGCGGAAAGATCGTTTTCGAGGGCACCCCCGCCGAGCTGGTCGCCTCCCCCACCACGCTCACCGGCAAGCACCTGGCGGCCTACGTCGGTGGCTGA
- a CDS encoding erythromycin esterase family protein, with amino-acid sequence MTITDYALPVSVDPTAAQDDLLSFAVMVGDAKVVALGASARTARELSLFSHRILRFLVEHKGFRSLALEGDDVASVYLDDYVRSGLGDPREVLAGARSFWRTEEILETVRWLRAYNERHPHDPVRIAHPPRPMSTSGDLERQLADNTIAWQERTGHKVVYWGGLAHTAISSPSTTAGGHLRERYGSDFVSVGLTFHHGDVLFPVPAPPADFAEAAFEQVDLDAFYLVPPSDSLARKTRVIGPLPEPDHHLSGGSLHEWFDVVFHVREATPVRLLLP; translated from the coding sequence ATGACGATCACCGACTACGCCCTGCCCGTCTCCGTCGACCCGACCGCCGCACAGGATGACCTGCTGTCCTTCGCCGTGATGGTGGGCGATGCCAAGGTCGTCGCCCTCGGCGCGTCAGCCCGCACAGCGCGCGAACTCTCCCTTTTCTCCCACCGGATCCTTCGATTCCTCGTCGAGCACAAGGGATTCCGATCACTGGCTTTGGAAGGCGACGACGTGGCCAGCGTCTACCTCGACGACTACGTGCGCTCCGGGCTCGGTGACCCGCGCGAAGTGCTCGCCGGAGCACGGAGTTTTTGGCGCACGGAGGAAATCCTGGAAACCGTTCGCTGGCTTCGCGCCTACAACGAGCGGCATCCCCACGACCCAGTGCGGATCGCGCACCCGCCCAGGCCGATGTCGACGTCGGGCGATCTCGAACGGCAGCTGGCCGACAACACGATCGCCTGGCAGGAGCGGACCGGGCACAAGGTCGTCTACTGGGGCGGTCTCGCCCACACCGCGATCAGCAGTCCGTCCACCACCGCGGGCGGCCATCTGCGTGAGCGATACGGCTCGGACTTCGTGTCGGTGGGGCTGACCTTCCACCACGGCGATGTGCTCTTCCCCGTGCCGGCCCCGCCCGCGGATTTCGCAGAGGCCGCGTTCGAGCAGGTGGACCTCGACGCGTTCTACCTCGTTCCGCCCTCGGACTCCCTCGCGCGCAAGACCCGCGTCATCGGCCCGCTCCCCGAGCCCGACCACCACCTGTCCGGCGGTTCGCTCCACGAGTGGTTCGACGTCGTCTTCCACGTCCGCGAGGCCACCCCCGTCCGCCTGCTCCTTCCCTAG
- a CDS encoding VOC family protein: MDLNIHASFLPQDDPEAALAFYRDTLGFEVRNDVGYNGLRWITVGPVGQPRTSIVLHPPAVDPGITEDERRTITEMMAKGTYGGIVLATPDVDGTFAKLVAGNAEVIQEPADQPYGVRDCAVRDPAGNTIRIQQTS; encoded by the coding sequence ATGGATTTGAATATTCATGCCAGCTTCCTGCCCCAGGACGACCCGGAGGCCGCCCTGGCCTTCTACCGCGACACGCTCGGTTTCGAGGTCCGCAACGACGTCGGCTACAACGGCCTGCGCTGGATCACGGTCGGTCCCGTCGGCCAGCCGCGGACGTCCATCGTGCTGCACCCGCCCGCGGTCGACCCCGGCATCACCGAGGACGAGCGCCGCACCATCACCGAGATGATGGCCAAAGGCACCTACGGTGGCATCGTCCTGGCGACGCCCGACGTCGACGGCACCTTCGCGAAGCTGGTGGCCGGCAACGCCGAGGTCATCCAGGAACCCGCCGACCAGCCCTACGGCGTTCGTGACTGCGCCGTGCGCGACCCCGCGGGCAACACGATCCGCATCCAGCAAACCAGCTGA